CGTCATCACCCGTCCGCCCTCCACCCCGGCGCGTCGCCCCGTCACCGCGCGTCCGCCTTCCGCAGCGCCCGCCAGACCGCCTTCGCCGCGTTGTGCCCGGACATGCCGTGCACCCCGGGGCCCGGCCAGGCCGCGGACGAGCAGAGGAACACCGACGGGTGCCGGGTCGTGTACGGGAACAGCGTGGGCCCAGGGCGCAGCAGCAGTTGGAGGCCGCTCGCGGCGCCGCAGGCGATGTCGCCGCCGACGTAGTTGGCGTTGCGCTCGGCCAGCACCGGCGGGCCCGCCGTGGCACGGGCCAGGACCCGGTCGCGGAACCCGGGGGCGAAGCGTTCGATCTGCCGCTCGACGGCGTCGGTCAGGTCGCCGCGCCAGCCGTGCGGGACATGGCCGTACGCCCAGAAGACCTGGCGGCCCTCGGGCGCCCGGGAGGGGTCCACCAGGCTGGGCTGGGCGGTGATCAGGAAGGGCCGCTCGGGCGCGCTGCCCCCGGTGGCGGCCTTCAGCGCGGTGTCGATGTCCCGGCTGCCCGGACCGATCTGGACGGTGCCCGCCACCCGGGGCTCCCGCGCGGTCCAGGGCACGGGCCCGTCGAGCGCGTAGTCGATCTTGAAGGCGGCGGCTCCGTACCGGTAGCGCGCGTAGGCGTGGCCGAGCCCCGCGATCCGGGCGAGCGCGGTCGGCGAGGTGTCGAAGAGATAGGCGCGCGCGGGCGGCAGGTCGTCCAGCCGCTTCACCTCGAAACCGGTGGTGACCTCGCCCCCGAGGTCCCGCAGATAGGCGGTGAGGGCGTCGGCGATCGCCTGCGAGCCGCCCCGGGGCAGCGGCCAGCCCTTCTCGTGCGCGGCGAGCGCGAAGAGCAGCCCGACCCCGCTGGTCGCCACGCCGTTCAGCGGGGCGATGACATGGGCGACCAGCCCGGCGAGCAGCGCCCGGGCCCGGTCCTCGTGGAAGCGGCGCATCAGCCAGCCGTACGGCAGGAGTCCCACGCTCCCGAAGCGGGCGAGCCCCAGCGGGTCCCGGGGCAGGGCGGTCAGCGGCAGGGACATGAAGTCGCGGACGAGGACGTCCCAGCGGCCGAGGAAGGGGCTGATCAGCCGCCGGTAGGTACCGGCGTCCCGCGCCCCGAAGGACGCGGCGGTCTCGGCGACGGAACGGGAGAGCACGGCGGCGGTGCCGTCGTCGAAGGGGTGGGCCATCGGCAGCTCGGGGTGGAGCCACTCCAGCCCGTAGCGCCGAAGCGGCATCCGGGCGAACGCGGGCGACCCGATGCCCAGCGGATGCACGGCCGAGCAGGGGTCGTGCCGGAAGCCCGGCAGGGTCAGCTCCTCGGTGCGCGCGCCGCCGCCGACCGTCCCCTTCGCCTCGAAGACGGCGACGGCCAGTCCCCTGCGGGCCAGTTCGACGGCGGCCGTCAGCCCGTTGGGGCCCGCACCCACCACGACGGCGTCGAGCATCGGTGTCACGCGCGGACTCCTTCGTCATCCGATGTCGTCATCCGATGGACAGGTCCCCAGGATATTCCCGCGCACCGGCGGTACGGACCCGGGTACGGTCCACCGCGATGAGCACTGTGTACGACGAAGCAGCGGGAGACAGGGCCGTACGGGCCATGGTGGGGCGGCTGTCGGAGGTGGACGGCGTGGTCGCCGTGGCCCTGGGCGGCAGCCGGGCCCGGGGCGCGCACCGGCCGGACTCCGACTGGGATCTGGGCGTCTACTACCGGGGCGCGGTCGACGTCGGGGCGCTGACGGCGCTCGCGGCGGAGCTGACCGGCGGGCCGGTGGCGGTCGCGGGTCCGGGCGGCTGGGGCCCCTGGGTGAACGGCGGGGCGTGGCTGCGGGTGGGCGGGGTGCCCGTGGACTGGATTCTGCGCGATCTGGACCGGGTGGAACGGGTCTGGGAGGGGTGCCGGGAGGGCCGCTACGAGGTGGGGGTCCAGGCCGGGCACCCGCTGGGCTTCTGGTCGCCCGCCTACCCGGGCGAGGTGGCACTCGGCCGGGTCCTGTCCGACCCGTCGGGGGCGCTCACGGCGCTGAAGGAGGCGGCCGGGCGCTATCCGCCCGCGCTGCGCGCGGCGCTGACCGCCGCGTCCTGGGAGGCGGAGTTCTCGGTGGCCGCGGCGGACAGGTCGGTGGGCTCCGGGGACACGCTCCACGGGGCGCTCTGCCTCGCCCGCGCGTTCGGGGTGCTGACGCAGTCCCTGTACGCGCATCACGGCGTGTGGTGCCTCAACGAGAAGGGCGCGCTCGCGGGGGCGGCGGCCCTGCCGGACACCCCGGCGGACTTCGCCGGGCGGGTGACGCGGGCGCTGACGGGCCTGGACCGGGACGCGGTACGGCTCGCGGACGCGGTGGTGCGCGAGGTCCGCGCGCTGTGGACCTGAACCGCGCGGGCGGCCGGGCGTCCCGGCGGCCCGCGCGGTCGGTCCCGGCGGTTACTGGGCGGTGAGCAGCGCGCGGACCCGTTCGGCGGTGCGGGCCGAGCGGGCGGCGGTGAACGGCAGCGCGTTGCCGCCGCCGAGCCGGAACCGCTCCCCCGAGACCGTCAGGTGCTCCCCGCCCGCCTCGCTCACGAGCAGCAGTCCGGCGGCGTGGTCCCAGGCGTACTCC
The nucleotide sequence above comes from Streptomyces clavuligerus. Encoded proteins:
- a CDS encoding phytoene desaturase family protein: MLDAVVVGAGPNGLTAAVELARRGLAVAVFEAKGTVGGGARTEELTLPGFRHDPCSAVHPLGIGSPAFARMPLRRYGLEWLHPELPMAHPFDDGTAAVLSRSVAETAASFGARDAGTYRRLISPFLGRWDVLVRDFMSLPLTALPRDPLGLARFGSVGLLPYGWLMRRFHEDRARALLAGLVAHVIAPLNGVATSGVGLLFALAAHEKGWPLPRGGSQAIADALTAYLRDLGGEVTTGFEVKRLDDLPPARAYLFDTSPTALARIAGLGHAYARYRYGAAAFKIDYALDGPVPWTAREPRVAGTVQIGPGSRDIDTALKAATGGSAPERPFLITAQPSLVDPSRAPEGRQVFWAYGHVPHGWRGDLTDAVERQIERFAPGFRDRVLARATAGPPVLAERNANYVGGDIACGAASGLQLLLRPGPTLFPYTTRHPSVFLCSSAAWPGPGVHGMSGHNAAKAVWRALRKADAR
- a CDS encoding nucleotidyltransferase domain-containing protein yields the protein MSTVYDEAAGDRAVRAMVGRLSEVDGVVAVALGGSRARGAHRPDSDWDLGVYYRGAVDVGALTALAAELTGGPVAVAGPGGWGPWVNGGAWLRVGGVPVDWILRDLDRVERVWEGCREGRYEVGVQAGHPLGFWSPAYPGEVALGRVLSDPSGALTALKEAAGRYPPALRAALTAASWEAEFSVAAADRSVGSGDTLHGALCLARAFGVLTQSLYAHHGVWCLNEKGALAGAAALPDTPADFAGRVTRALTGLDRDAVRLADAVVREVRALWT